ACCGCCGAGTACTACGCCCAGCGCGCCTCCGCCGGGCTGATCGTCACCGAGGGCATCCAGCCCTCCCTCGTCGGCCAGGGCTACCCCGACACCCCGGGGCTGCACAGCGCCGAGCAGGTCGCCGCCTGGCGCACGGTGACCGACGCCGTGCACGCCGCCGGCGGCCGGATCTTCGCCCAGCTCATGCACACCGGCCGGATCGGCCACCCCGTCCTGCTGCCCGACGGGCTGACCCCGGTCGGCGCCTCTCCGGTGGCCGCCGGCGGGCAGGTCTTCACCCACGAGGGCCCGAAGGAGTACGTCGTCCCGCGCGAACTGACCGGGGACGAGATCCGCGCCACCGTCGACGACTTCGTCACCGCCGCCCGCAACGCGATCGAGGCCGGCTTCGACGGCGTGGAACTGCACGGCGCCAACGGCTATCTGATCCACCAGTTCCTGGCCCCGGGCTCCAACCACCGCACCGACGAATGGGGCGGCTCCGTCGAGAACCGCATCCGCCTCGCCGTCGAGATCGCCCGGGCCGTCACCGCCGCGATCGGCGCCGACCGCACCGGCCTGCGGCTGTCGCCCGGCAACCCCCTCAACGACATCCACGAGCCCGACCCGGAGCCGACGTACACCGCGCTGGTCGCCGCCCTTGAGCCGCTGGACCTGGCGTATCTGCACATCATGGAGGTCGGTGAGATCCGCGACCTGACCCTCGCCCTGCGCAAGAGGTTCGGCGGCGTCCTCGTCCTCAGCCCGGCCTCCGAGGGCCCGACGGGGCCGGACGCCCTCACCCTCGTCGAGGAGGGCGTCGCCGACCTGGTCGCCTACGGCCAGCTGTTCCTCGCCAACCCGGACCTGCCGTCCCGCCTGCGCATGGGCGGACCCTTCAACGCCCCCGACCGTACGACGTTCTACGGCGGGGGCGCGAAGGGCTACACGGACTACCCGGTGCTCAGCGGACGGGGGTGAAGTCCCGCGCCCCGATGAACTCGGGGCGCCTGACGGGCGCCGCGAACGGCTCCACGGCCGCGTTGTCCACGCTGTTGAACACGATGAAGACGTTGCTGCGCGGGAACGGCGTGATGTTGTCGCCGGACCCGTGCATGCAGTTGCAGTCGAACCAGGTCGCCGAACCGGCCTTGCCGGTGAACAGCTTGATGCCGTAGTCACCGGCCATCGCCGTCAGCGCCTCGTCCGACGGCGTGCCCGCGTCCTGCATCTGGAGCGACTTCTTGTAGTTGTCCGTCGGCGTGGCCCCCGCGCACCCGAGGAAGGTCCGGTGCGAGCCGGGCATGATCATGAGCCCGCCATTGGTGTCATAGTTCTCGGTCAGCGCGATCGAGACGGACACCGTCCGCATGTTCGGCAGCCCGTCCTCGGCGTGCCAGGTCTCGAAGTCCGAATGCCAGTAGAAGCCGCTGGCCCCGAAGCCCGGCTTGACGTTGATCCGGGACTGGTGGACGTAGACGTCCGAGCCGAGGATCTGCCGGGCCCGCCCGACGACCCGCTCGTCCCGCACCAGCGCCGCGAACACCTCGCTGATCCGGTGCACCTCGAAGACC
This DNA window, taken from Streptomyces sp. NBC_00663, encodes the following:
- a CDS encoding alkene reductase, whose amino-acid sequence is MTTAFDPVDLAGTPLANRIAMAPMTRSRAGVGGLPTELTAEYYAQRASAGLIVTEGIQPSLVGQGYPDTPGLHSAEQVAAWRTVTDAVHAAGGRIFAQLMHTGRIGHPVLLPDGLTPVGASPVAAGGQVFTHEGPKEYVVPRELTGDEIRATVDDFVTAARNAIEAGFDGVELHGANGYLIHQFLAPGSNHRTDEWGGSVENRIRLAVEIARAVTAAIGADRTGLRLSPGNPLNDIHEPDPEPTYTALVAALEPLDLAYLHIMEVGEIRDLTLALRKRFGGVLVLSPASEGPTGPDALTLVEEGVADLVAYGQLFLANPDLPSRLRMGGPFNAPDRTTFYGGGAKGYTDYPVLSGRG
- the thpD gene encoding ectoine hydroxylase, encoding MTTITDLYPSRGAAEVTVPRQDPVVWGSPDTPGPISSLDLQSYERDGFLALDELISEDEVAVYHRELERLVTDPAIRADERSIVEPKTKEIRSVFEVHRISEVFAALVRDERVVGRARQILGSDVYVHQSRINVKPGFGASGFYWHSDFETWHAEDGLPNMRTVSVSIALTENYDTNGGLMIMPGSHRTFLGCAGATPTDNYKKSLQMQDAGTPSDEALTAMAGDYGIKLFTGKAGSATWFDCNCMHGSGDNITPFPRSNVFIVFNSVDNAAVEPFAAPVRRPEFIGARDFTPVR